The Chelonoidis abingdonii isolate Lonesome George chromosome 23, CheloAbing_2.0, whole genome shotgun sequence genomic sequence CTGGTTAGCCTCCTCTCTCGTTTATCCCTCTTGCCCCAATCATGCTATGTCTGAATGTGCTCTTGTTACACTCCACACTCAGTTCAAGTGTTCTGTGCCCCAGGAGCAGTTGCAGTAATTAGGGATGGCTACAAACATGTTAGATCAAGTCCGTCCCTTACGAGAGGAGGCTGAGTTTGATTTCATTGCTACTGTGTATGCTGTCAGAGAGCTGCCACCACTCCTCTAGCGTCCTGACACTTCTGTATCAGCACCACCCTTGCCTCTGCCTTCATGGCTTTCTGCCTCCATTCTTGTTACCTCAGATCCCCTCTACCTTTGCTCCATTTCCTCTGCTCTCTCATTCCCATTTCCCCAGATCTCTGCTCTTTACCGCCACTATCCTGCCTCCCCATCTCTGTACTCTCTGTCATTTCCCCTTCCCTCTACTCTTATGCCCCCTGGACCCTGCATATCTGtgctcccctcttctccctgcgCTGCATCTCCTGCCTTGTGAGTACAGCTGGAGTCACATGAGAGGTGAGTGCAGTGGCATTGAAATCCTTCTAGGTGTAGGTAGGGAAGCGGCTGTAGGCTGAGCATTTTCCTAAATACAGCCAAGGACCTTCCCTCAGTGCCTCAGGAAAAAAGATCACAAAACTCCTACCATCCTGTTTTCTTGTGACTTATGTGAATGCCTTCTTCCAGGGGACCCCTCTCCTCACCATCTGTGATCATGGTAGTTTGTGGGATGGGAGTAGAGATGTCTGGCAAGCTCTGAGGTGCTTGGGGTGGGTTAGAAAGAACCCCTTGCATATTCCATCTCTTAACAAtgtctccctgctctgtgcagaAATACCTGCTTCCTCTCATCATGGGAGGCAAAGAAGACAGAAAACAACTTCAGAGGATTGAGGCGAACATTTCCGAGATGAGTGGCAGCGTGACACAGACAGGTAAAGATTAATGACTCCATCAATTCGCCCCTCAAAACCCTTCTCCCTGCATCCTCCATCTACCCAGGCACCCCCCTCCTCCATCTCCACTTTATGTGGTGACTTCATTTATCTGCTCTGAGAATCTGTTCACATTTGCAAATGAAGCTGCCGTCATTTCGGTTTAATTTGAAATTGCTTGTTTACTGTCGGCGCGGCCTCAATTAATTATGTTTTTACGGAAAGGCTCCCAACCTCAGAATATTAATAAGGGGAAtaaaatgacagccttttggAGGGCTGTaaagttcatttttaatttctgcttCTCTGAGGTTTTGAAGggcttttttttggtggtttctCCCCCCGTTGCCTCCAAGAATCCAAAGCAGGGTCAAGAGAGTCTGTAATTACTGTGCCTCCGCTGACACCAGCCACCTTCTCTGTTATTGACTCCATAGGGTGCCTGTTCATTACCCAGTGCCCTAATGATGGCCTAGATTAGCTGTTACCTGTCACgccaatgaagtttttttttttttttatcaacttGTTTACTGGATGGAAACTCCAGATAAAACCACCAAAGCTGTAGGCAGTTCCCCTCCATCCAGACACAAGTTCCTGTTCCAGTAGAAGTTTtccagtggggaaaggagagggtgCTAAATGTGTGTCCAgctgctgggagaagagagagcatgGCAGGTTTGTTACCGCCATTGTGGGGTGAAAGAGCAGGTGGTCTGATGGTGGGAGGATATTAACTGGACCTGCTGGTGAAGGAAGTGATAAAAGAGGCTTGCCTTCTTTTCTCACTACATCCTGGGATTGATCCAAGCACCTGTCTGTTTCCAGACTAGAGATGAACCCCAAATATCATGTGCCTGTGTAAGGCCTGAGGTGGATaaatgatacaaacatataaattCACAGAGATGTACAAATCATAAACTGATATAATTAGAAGGGAGAGGTTTTGGACGGATATACTGTGGGCTACAGACATCTATACAATGGAAAGATAAACTAGAAATACTGGAGGTTAGATGCAGTGCAGGTAGATTACCCAGAGTGCAGATAATTTATATGGATTAGAGGGAGCGGGCGTCCATAGATAAATTAGATATAGCAGGAATAGAGGCATCTTGTAGCTAGACAGCAGGGacgacgtgtgtgtgtgtgtgtgtgtgtgtgtcagtttaATAGAAACTCTCCTGCTTTTTCGTCCCACAGTGACTCAGTTGCAGAAGACTTTAGCCTCCGTCCAGGAACTGCTGATGCAGCAACAGCAGAAAATCCAGGAGCTCACCCAAGAGCTGGCTGCCGCCAAGGTACTCACCTCCATCTCTTTGCTAGGTCACCCTTCAGAAATTCTCATGCCCTTTTTAGTGTACATGGCTTCCCTAGCCCATAACTTCATCCTATCTGGCCAGTTTCTCTATGCAGCCTTGTCTCTCAAGGGTGTTAGTATAGAGCAATGACTGGGTGCCACAGGCTACACATATATGGCTTCTGAGAGGGCTTTGTTCCATGATGTCATTTGCAACTTTCATGTCCACAATCTCCTTAATTGATCTCAGTTGTGCAACTAGTGTCCCTTGTAGGAGAGCTCATTGTATACCCAGTTGGAGCAATAGGGAGCAGGATTGGCCCTCCTGCCAACCCATGGACTGAAGGAGGAAAAGGGCAGAGGTAGATGTTTTGTGTGTATTTTCATCTTGTCTGTCTACATGTCTGTTTCCAATGTATATATTCTATGCCTATCACCAGGGTATCGCAGTGCAAATCAGTCCAACATAGTCAAACACAGATTGGTTGGATTATATGACTTAGGGGAATGGAAATACGCTGTGGACTCTTTTGCATTTAAGTTGCTGGTTCCACTCCAGGCCAGGTAGTGACTAAAGGTTACCACCGTCCAGTGGCTGTTAGGTGGCCTGCGTGAATGGTTTTGATGTTCTCAGTACAATAGGTGGCGCCACTACCACATTTGGCACTAATTGGCAGCCTTGTTGGGACTCTCAGTGGGGAGGGCAAGGACAGAACAATCCAAGCACAGGAGCAGTGTGAGCTCCGAACAAGAGGGGTCATCTCTCAGGCTAAGAATGGAGTGCAGTCTCCCTGGCTCATGCAGTCCTTGGTGCttgtgctgagactgccaacaaggagACCAGTTACTCCCAATAATGGCTGGCAGGTTTGCCCTGTGAATACTTGTGAGTTTGGGAATTGGGCTGAGACCCACCCAAATCAGTTCGCATTGTGTCAGCAACAGCACTTTTCATTGTCCTTTGCCTTCCTGCACTCACCAGATGTCAGTCATTCCTGAattgggctggatttgaaccagtgacctagaggtgaaagtctTTCTCCTGTTATTGAAGCCTGGGATCAGTCAGTCCCTCCTTTGACTGTCAACAGCCTCTGCAGAATGGGAGCTTTAGCCCTCTGTATAGCGAGATCCCTGAAACAGTTAGGTGTTTGTAGAGCAGTCCTTCATCTACAGCAGTAACAGTCCTTCTTGCCCGAGCCCCAGTCTCTTGTAAACCCTTTGATAGTGTGTAACCAGTGGGCCACCTCTGGCTGTGCAGTGAGTATACCTCTCAGTAGGAATCAACTGTAAACCCAGCCATGAAAGTCAATTTATGGTCACATCTATCCACTCCAGTTTTCCTTGGGAAATGTGGCCCATCAATAGCCTGGAGCCAGTCCGGAAATTGGAAAACTGTTTTCAGGTTGTAAGTGTTAAGATTAAGATCACATGTTGGGCTTTCAGAAGGGAAAAGGGCATAGGAGTGTTGGTGATTCAGAGAGTCTTTGGAAagttctccctcccttccctcttctgtgTTGAGATGGTACCACACACTGTTATGGTATCTCAAGCTCATATGAACAAAGAAAGACTTGGGCAGCCCTACAAACCAAAGAGTAAAAGCTGTGTTTTCTCAGCTGTAATGTAAGTTTTTATATCTACGTTTCCAATTGCTACCGGCATgctgtaaaaaattaaaaagagggGGTTTAAGTAATTAAAAAACCTACATAAAAACTCAAGCCTTAAATTTTCTACaactgttttttaaagagactaggactagCTAAAAAGCCCCAGATGTCAGATTTTATTTCTAAATCCTAGGCATCTGGCACCATATGTGTTTTGGAAATTTGAGTCCTGTGCAGGCCGGTGAGTGGAAATCACTCCCTTGTTAATGTGCTGATGTAGCTTTCAAAGTCTTGGAGAGCCAGAACAGTGGCTCCTGGATTCTCGCTGTTGGAGGGCTGAGTATGTGAATCCCAAGGGAACGCATCTGTGTATATCACCGCTACTGCAGACTGAGTCTCTCCCAGCTGGAATCATTGTAGGGAATGTTGGCTGTGAAGGTGCTCGTGTCTGTCCAGCCTCAGCTGAAGTCTATGTAAGGAATGAGTAAGAGCATTGGTTGTGGGGGAGCTTACAGTTCCAACTTCTCACAGTAGGAATTAGTGTGGGGGAGTttgcagccactcccagtcctggCTTCTCCCCGGGGGAAATGGATAGGAACACTGGCTGTGGGGATGCTCACAAGCACTCCATTCCCAATTCCTGCCAGCAGAAATCATTGTAGAtagtgctggctgtgggggaatTCACAGTTACTCCATATGAACCTCCTTCTAGCAAGAGTCactaaactctggcaagtcaagtgcaaAAGTATAGTTAttcaggccaaaaaagaatttgaagagcaattagcaaaaaaagatacaaaaataatttttttaaagtattccaAAAGGTTGCCAAAAAATCAGTGGGGCAACTGGACGATTGAAGTGCTAAAGGTGCATGCaagaaagacaaggccattgtggagaagctaaaagaattctttgcatcagtcttcactgccaaggatgtgaggaagattcccacacCTGTGCCATTGTTTTTAGGTGacaatctgaagaactgtcccagatcgagctgtcaatagaggaggttttggaacaaactgataaattgaacagtaataagtctccaggaccaaATGGTATCACCCAcaagttttgaaggaactcaagtATGAAATTggagaactactaactgtgacaTGTAACccattgcttaaatcagcctctgtaccagatgactgtcAAATAGCTATtataacactgatttttaaaaaaagctccagagacaatcctgggaattacaggccagtaagcctaacttcagtatcagccaaattggttgaaactatagtaaagaacagaattatcagacacacaatGAACGCAGTATaatgaggaagagtcaacatggcacttataaagggaaatcatgcctcaccaatctattaaagGGTGCCAAAAAACATACAGataaggtgatccagtggatagagtgtacttgcactttcatgatgcctttgacaaggtctctcaccaaaggctcgtaagcaaagtaagcagtcattggataagagggaatgtcctctcatggatcagtaactgggttaaaagttaggaaacaaagagtaggaataaacagttttcacaatggagagagataatagccaggtcccccaaggatctgtattgggacaagtgctattcaacatattcataagtgatttGGGAAAAGCAGTAAATAGTGgtgtggaaaaatttgcagaagatactaaattactcaagatagttaagtccaaagctgattgcaaaaagttacaaagggatctcaaaaaactgggtcactgggcaacaaaatggcagatgaaattcaacgttgtataatgcacattggaaaacagtcccaactatacatacaaaatgatggggtttaaattagctgttaccactcgagaccgagatcttggcatcattgtggatagttctctgataaCATCCGCTCAGTGTGCCAAATCATCCAATAAAGCTAACAGAacgttaggaactattaggaaacaGATAATATgacaaaatatcataatgccactatatagaatctcagggttggaagggacctcaggagatcatctagtctaaccccttgctcaaagcaggattaatccccagacagagttttgccccagatccctaaatagccccttcaaggattgaactcacaacgctgggattagcaggccaatgctcaaaccactgagctatccctcccaaaaTAAAGCCATCATATGCCCACACgttgaatgctgcatgcagttgtggtcaccccatctcaaaaaagatatattagaactgaaaaatgtggaacaaaaatgattaagggtatagaacagcttctatatgaggagagattaaaaagactggcactGATCAGTATAGAAAAGAAATGACTCGATGGGGGGTTGTAtcacagaagtctataaaatcttgaatggtgtggagaaagtgaataaggaagtgttatttacctcttcacataacacaagaatcagggttcatccaatgaaattaataggcagcaggtttaaaacaaacgtaaggaagtatttcttcacacatcgcacagtcaacctgtagaactctttgccagaggatgttgtgaaggccaaaagtataaactgggtttaaaaaagaattatataaattaatggaggatataAATTCATGGCTGTTAgttaagatggtcagggacacaatcccatgctctgcGTGTCCCTGACTGCCATAAAAtgggagtggacaacagaggatggatctcttgataattACCCCATTCCGTTTATTGCTcagaagcatctgacattggcccctgttggaaaacaggatactgggctagatggaccattggtctgacccagtatggccagtcttgtATTCGCTGtggggattggataaggggcacTGTCAATGCAGgagattatttctttttctgaGCGCTCTTCCCTTAGTCACGTTTATATGTGAAAGCAAAATCAGTCTGGTCATGGGAAGCAGTGATATTGCTTCTAGTCCCatgaatatataaaataaaaactgccAAGTTATTATTTGCAGCAGATCTTCCCAAAGCAGGGCCTTGCCCCAGTTTCCATCCGCTATCTGACAGACGTTACTCTGCAATATTGATGTGGTGCCGATAGCAGCTGTATCAGAGTTCCGTGAGTTGCTTATCGTCTTTCCCCACCAAATTGGGCTCTTTACCTTGAAATATCCAGAGGAGAATGTCTAGTACAGCTGCTTCCTGGAGATAGAGTCTGGTAGCTCCGGCACAGCTCTAATTTTTCTGATCTAGAGGAGAGTCCTTCGGGCTTTTACACATCTATTGCTCAGTCCCCCTAGAAACTCCATGCAGTACAGTCTGGTGGCgggtttttttttggtgatcTAGAAGAGATTGAGTTCATGctctcagtccagtttctagcATGCAGGTGCTCCAATTATAATCTTCTCCCTTGACTGAGGGCAatgtcaggagagagagaaggaactgaCTCTATCTACATTATAGACACGAGGTAACAATTTCAAATCACCTAAATCCCACCAACTTTCAGTGGGACGTAGGATCCTAAATCACTCATGtggcttttgaaatttttactcaAAATCTCATGCCCTCTTCTCTAGAAGTGGTCTGTCCAGGTGAGGGCAGAGCATATTGGCAGGCCCATGTGAGGAAGCTTGCATTGCTTCTCAGATGTTCTGCATTGGTTCTGTGGCTGCCTGGCTGCCCTTGGTTTTCTTACAGACACGTTGCTGTTGGGATCTCTGTTCAGCACCCTAGGAAAtactagcttttttaaaaaaaaaaaagagaagaaagcacGCTTTGGGGTGCTTTAGCAAAGGCCAGGCTTGGTGCATTGATCCTAGTCTGTGCAAAGTGTGTTGGAAGTGGGTTAACCCTTCCCAAGAACGGAAGAGAAATCTTTGACTCCTCCTAGCATCAGAGCAAAGAAGTTTTCCGAGGAGGTTGCCAATAGGACAGTTGGCTTGTTTTGGGAGCCACTCAGGTACATAGCTCACATTGTGGAAATCCCTCTACCCAGTATCGAGAGGTTTTAAATGCCAGAGCCCAGGCATGGTGGCCCATTGCTGAAGactctgggggtggagagggagggtagGAGGAAGAACAGCTCCGAGTTATCTCCAAATCCACACTCTCACCATTGCCTCTTCCATTTGTGTCCTAGGCCACCACTTCCACCAACTGGATCCTGGAGTCACAGAATATCAATGAATTGAAATCTGAGATCTACTCATTAAAAGGGCTCCTCCTAAACCGGTATGGAGGGGTGCGTCAGCGGGATAGCACTGCAGGGAGGGGCGACAGTCTTTGGGATTCCCTCAGGAAGGAGGATGGCATTATCGGGAGGAACTAGAACTAACCCTGCCCCTCTGTCAGTGCTCTTTAATAATATTACTTTGCACTTCACTATTGCCTTCTATCCAAGGGtgtcagagcactttacaaacatgcaTTAAACCTCACGGTGCCCCTGGGAGATAGGTAActtttattatttccatttggGATAGAGATTGACTGACACATAGTGAGTGAGTGGAAGAGACAGGAATGGGGCTCACATCTCTGAGTTAACCACAAGATCACCCTCTTCCCCTAAAGCATCTCTTGTACTCATTGGCTCTTAGTTCTTCCACCCGGCCTTGTCTGTTTGCCCAAATGTAACAAAGTCTGCCATCATCACTGCTCTGTGACACAGGTAGGGTCAAAGACCCATTTAAGATGAGACCAAACAGCTGCTGGATGTAAGCAGGTGCACTAAATGGGTGCAGAGACCTGGACATTGGGTTGGGGTTGATTTTCTTTGAAGCCGCACCTGAGGGAACTTGCCCCACTCCAGTGGGAATCACAATGGGAAGCTCTGGGGAATTGTGGTCATGTGATGTCACTCTATGGCAGAACTCACAGGTCTTGTCTCCATCCATTTGGGTCACACTAGCCTCTGTTTAGGAGCAAGGGCATTGGCTATTGAAGCCCCTCCCTGAGGGCGGGCGTTAGGGGAGAAGTGTGTCATTCAGAGATGTTTGGGCAGAGCTCACGAGCCTGGCCGCCCTTTGGCATGGCTTTCTGTCTCAGGCCAGATGAACAGCACAGCTCACAGGACTGCTTATCCCTTCACCTTTCCAGTGAGGTGGGTTCTGCCCGGGTTCATGTATTTGGCCTGGATGGTCCCTGCTCCTTGATGCTGATGGGCAGCAAGGGGATAGTGCTCCCTGGGGTGGGCGAGGGGACAGCTGTCATTAAGGGAAATTCATTACTTTTATGCAGCTGGGGGGTTAAGtgcttttggaaaataaaaattaaaaaaaaaagtcatatctCCCTGCAGTGAGCAGGCGGCAGCAACAGTGGAGCCAAGAAAGTCTCCAAATTGAATTTCTTGATAGCATTTATGATCCTGGTGAATAATGCAGGCATTAGCTTGTTTGCACTCGGACGAGAAGGAGGCTAGAATGGCAGAGCTTCTCCATGGCCactggcagagggagggaggtgagTGCAGTTGTTTTTAGGTCTGCCGAAGAAAATTAAATCTGTTGCTTTGGCCTCATTTGAACACTCGCTGCAGAAAGGCAGCTGGCCTCCCTGGGTCTCCTCTGGAGCAATCCTTGGCACAAGCCAGCTTAATACACAGGGCGTGTGAACCCTTCCCCTCACTCACTTCCTTTTTAAGGGCCAACTCTCAATCTCCCACTGCTTcagtttgcccagctctgaacaGGGATGGTATTTCCTTCTCATGCACGGGCTCAATTCCTGGatgcttgtaaaatgctttgatgtCCTGGCATGAGAGGGGAAGGAGCCTTGTTACTATTCATTTATTACAGAGGAGACTTGAGATCCCAGTCCTACCTTCTGTGGCTCCCTGAGCATGTCGTGCATCCAGGAGGCTGATTCCTTCTCTCTGATGATTCCCCCTTGCAGTGCTTGTAATAAAAGctcctttttctcctttccctcccccaaaggaggcagttccctccctccccttcggCTCCCAAGATtccatcatggcaaatcccagtGAAGCCTTCCTCACCCTCCAACCCTGTTGCTACCaaccacaacagcagcagtgacatcTCACCCGTCAGCAATGAGTCCACCTCCTCGTCACCTGTGAAGGAGAACCACAGCCCAGAGGGGGCAACAGTCAGCTGCCACCTGCTGGGTACGGAGGAGGAGGGCGAGGTGGTGATGGACGTCAAGGGCCAGGTGCGAATGGAAGTGCAGGgcgaggaggagaagagggaggacaaagggaatgaggaggaagaggacgatGAGGATGATGATGTCAGCCATGTGGACGAAGAGGAGTGCCTGGACGTCCAGACTGAGGACCGACGAGGAGGGGACGGGCAGATTAACGAGCAGGTGGAGAAGCTACGGAGACCGGAAGGGGCCAGCAATGAGAATGAGATTGACTAGGGTGAATGGGCTTCTTTCCATCCCACCCTGCATCTGTCCAGCCTTCCCCCACCTACCCCCTAGTGCCTCTCTCATTTGGTGGAGAGAAGTCTCCCCTCggccctgccctgcacccccagtgaTTCGCCCATGATTCACCTCGAGTAGCGTCATGATCCTCCAGTGAG encodes the following:
- the PEX14 gene encoding peroxisomal membrane protein PEX14 isoform X2; the encoded protein is MRHASNTGLTDEEIDLAFQQSGTTTDEPQFLGPSTQLVPTQPSHLVPYSPPGSRWRDYGALAIIMAGIAFGFHQLYKKYLLPLIMGGKEDRKQLQRIEANISEMSGSVTQTVTQLQKTLASVQELLMQQQQKIQELTQELAAAKATTSTNWILESQNINELKSEIYSLKGLLLNRRQFPPSPSAPKIPSWQIPVKPSSPSNPVATNHNSSSDISPVSNESTSSSPVKENHSPEGATVSCHLLGTEEEGEVVMDVKGQVRMEVQGEEEKREDKGNEEEEDDEDDDVSHVDEEECLDVQTEDRRGGDGQINEQVEKLRRPEGASNENEID
- the PEX14 gene encoding peroxisomal membrane protein PEX14 isoform X1, which produces MASSEQAEQPSQTGSSPGTENAVSREPLIATAVKFLQNSRVRQSPLASRRAFLKKKGLTDEEIDLAFQQSGTTTDEPQFLGPSTQLVPTQPSHLVPYSPPGSRWRDYGALAIIMAGIAFGFHQLYKKYLLPLIMGGKEDRKQLQRIEANISEMSGSVTQTVTQLQKTLASVQELLMQQQQKIQELTQELAAAKATTSTNWILESQNINELKSEIYSLKGLLLNRRQFPPSPSAPKIPSWQIPVKPSSPSNPVATNHNSSSDISPVSNESTSSSPVKENHSPEGATVSCHLLGTEEEGEVVMDVKGQVRMEVQGEEEKREDKGNEEEEDDEDDDVSHVDEEECLDVQTEDRRGGDGQINEQVEKLRRPEGASNENEID